A genomic segment from Centroberyx gerrardi isolate f3 chromosome 22, fCenGer3.hap1.cur.20231027, whole genome shotgun sequence encodes:
- the med1l gene encoding mediator of RNA polymerase II transcription subunit 1-like encodes MKTKSIISDLHLKFAEKSWNDTFQLVRRCMDKSRDDSKPREPLVRCLERLHEALNVSSVSVMMSRLEMIAKQRGMGFHFTEATCYLTADLFYLEVVLLPGGGVEEVKVAPHGEAPVSSESLLQLLRSNKFAEFSMKLAGLCTHYNIPGDNEIKIKLFTSLQHLGKDLQNISHLPRAIKECDARVDMILNGRIGCLIAGKEDCPLTIQFYIGPTDVMKTSDSKIADMEPVVQAAQLIVGLSDATHTLQMTSLIPQPPQLDPQGHPVFIPLSEVQHETLPACFLLKLQPALPMFSSFVNKLSQVTDVTIPDVDLQWAPFPKLLMRSSLSTNSCGETFDEQDTMFIVPLPGEVTHSYVFPGAAWEAPAQRGAVVDSVPLTHPAHVPALLELLRHQCAINTLLSSCVTSQWAIYDLHFEVLPESDTSLSVTFHRPDIDSLAVLLVNVSGSRQLTCRLFAAGVEDPSMDEYISSVMNRCMSIPVTMRALYDKLEKIPSPSLPPVCPAATEAGDDRPAPPPVPVSSDNESATVAEPNAVPAPPSTTFSQSATGPEDNSTVPGSACYAMSVATSELLPEINASPPVNPYPFTAVGVFSHWITSNGHHPELI; translated from the exons ATGAAGACCAAGTCCATAATCTCTGACCTGCACTTGAAATTTGCAGAGAAGAGCTGGAATGACACCTTTCAGCTTGTCCGTAGATGCATG GACAAATCCAGAGATGACTCTAAACCTCGTGAGCCGCTGGTTAGATGCCTGGAAAGGCTCCATGAAGCTCTGAATG tGTCATCTGTGAGTGTCATGATGTCTCGTCTGGAAATGATTGCTAAACAAAGAGG GATGGGCTTTCACTTCACTGAGGCCACATGCTACCTGACAGCCGACCTGTTCTACCTAGAGGTGGTGTTGCTGCCAGGCGGCGGGGTGGAGGAGGTCAAGGTGGCGCCGCATGGAGAAGCGCCTGTG TCCAGTGAGTCCCTTCTTCAGCTGCTGAG GTCAAATAAATTTGCGGAGTTCTCTATGAAGTTGGCGGGCCTCTGTACCCATTACAACATCCCTGGAGACAA tgaaatcaaaataaaattgTTTACATCTCTACAGCACCTGGGGAAAGATTTGCAGAACATATCACATTTGCCAAG ggCAATAAAGGAGTGTGACGCCCGAGTGGACATGATTCTCAATGGCAGGATTGGGTGTCTGATAGCTGGAAAAGAAG ATTGCCCACTGACTATCCAGTTCTATATCGGCCCCACTGATGTTATGAAAACCTCAGATTCAA AGATTGCAGACATGGAGCCAGTTGTCCAGGCGGCCCAGTTGATTGTGGGACTCAGTGATGCGACTCACACGCTGCAGATGACGTCTTTGATCCCGCAGCCTCCTCAGCTTGATCCCCAAGG TCATCCCGTGTTTATTCCTCTGAGTGAGGTGCAGCATGAGACTTTGCCAGCCTGCTTCCTGCTCAAACTACAGCCAGCGCTACCAATGTTCTCCTCTTTTGTAAACAAGCTCAGCCAAGTTACAG ATGTTACTATACCAGATGTTGACCTGCAGTGGGCACCCTTTCCCAAGCTTCTGATGAGAAGTTCACTGAGCACAAACAGTTGTGGGGAGACATTTGATGAGCAAGATACCATGTTTATAGTG CCTCTTCCTGGTGAAGTGACACACAGTTATGTCTTCCCTGGAGCCGCATGGGAGGCGCCTGCCCAGAGAGGAGCTGTGGTGGACAGCGTTCCCCTCACACACCCTGCCCACGTCCCCGCCCTGCTGGAGCTGCTTCGTCACCAGTGTGCCATCAACACACTGCTGAGCAGCTGTGTCACCTCCCAGTGGGCCA TTTACGATCTGCACTTTGAAGTCCTGCCAGAGTCTGACACCAGCCTGTCTGTGACCTTCCACCGACCCGACATCGACTCCCTCGCTGTTT TGCTGGTGAACGTTTCTGGCTCTCGTCAGCTTACCTGCAGGCTTTTTGCAGCAGGAGTAGAGGATCCCTCTATGGATGAATACATTTCCAGTGTTATGAACAG GTGCATGTCCATTCCCGTGACCATGAGGGCGTTGTATGATAAGCTGGAGAAGAtcccctctccctcacttcctcctgTGTGTCCGGCCGCCACAGAGGCTGGAGATGACCGCCCAGCTCCCCCTCCTGTCCCCGTGTCCTCCGACAACGAAAGCGCCACTGTCGCAGAGCCCAACGCCGTTCCCGCTCCTCCCTCGACCACCTTCTCCCAGAGTGCAACAGGGCCAGAAGACAACTCCACAGTTCCTGGTTCAGCCTGCTATGCCATGTCTGTAGCCACATCTGAGCTTCTTCCTGAAATAAACGCAAGTCCTCCTGTCAACCCTTACCCATTTACCGCTGTGGGTGTGTTTTCACATTGGATAACCAGTAATGGCCATCATCCAGAGCTTATCTGA